A window from Leifsonia shinshuensis encodes these proteins:
- a CDS encoding response regulator yields MKILIADDDPQILRALRILLAARGYDVLTARTGAEALSVAVDEHPDLVMLDLGMPQLNGIEVIEGLRGWSSVPILVVSGRTGSGDKVDALDAGADDYVTKPFAADELLARIRALTRRQTSATDEPVVAFGDVTVDLAARQVTRRGDDGAVHPVRLTPTEWQILEVLLRNPRRLVTRQSLLTQVWGPQYTKDTGYLRLYLAQLRKKLEPEPSRPRYLLTEPGMGYRFTPDGDAEAAAPAP; encoded by the coding sequence GTGAAGATCCTGATCGCGGACGACGACCCGCAGATCCTGCGCGCCCTGCGCATCCTTCTCGCCGCCCGCGGCTACGACGTGCTCACCGCGCGCACCGGCGCGGAGGCCCTGTCTGTCGCCGTGGACGAGCATCCGGACCTGGTGATGCTCGACCTGGGGATGCCGCAGCTGAACGGCATCGAGGTGATCGAGGGACTGCGCGGCTGGAGCAGCGTCCCCATCCTCGTCGTCTCGGGACGCACCGGCTCCGGCGACAAGGTGGATGCGCTCGACGCGGGAGCGGACGACTACGTCACGAAGCCCTTCGCCGCCGACGAGCTGCTGGCCCGCATCCGCGCCCTCACCCGCCGGCAGACGTCCGCCACGGACGAGCCGGTCGTCGCCTTCGGGGACGTGACGGTCGACCTGGCCGCCCGCCAGGTCACCCGCCGTGGGGACGACGGCGCGGTGCACCCGGTGCGGCTGACGCCGACCGAGTGGCAGATCCTCGAGGTGCTGCTGCGCAACCCGCGGCGGTTGGTCACGCGGCAGTCGCTGCTGACCCAGGTGTGGGGACCGCAGTACACGAAGGACACCGGCTACCTGCGGCTGTACCTCGCGCAGCTGCGGAAGAAGCTGGAGCCGGAGCCGTCACGCCCGCGCTACCTGCTGACCGAGCCCGG